AGCCGACAAAAATATACAAGTCCCTTTCCTAATCTTTAGCCGATTTCATTTACTATCATTATCATATGTATGTCTGTTTCGGCGTTTCACAAGCCATGATCCGTTTTGAACATGTGATTTCACATCTCAGCAAAATTGCACCACCACCCTACGAACTTCCGTCTCTGATCATATAATACcttgtatatatgtttttcgCAGATGAAGAGGTTATATATTTGTTGATCATTATCCTTTCAGAGCACTATAGTGAAAGATTAACCAAAATAACCTGCAGACGCGCACACACCCATATATATGGGCTTGGCAAGCAGACAATAGTGACCCAATCTAGATCTAAccttaattcattaattaaaagtcAAAATATGCAAGGATTCCAAGAACCGTCCACTGATCTCtccccttatttatttatttttttcgtaaGAGGGGATTAATAATACCTTGCTATACGTTGTTTTGATAGAACGATGGCAATGATTTGTTTTAATCAAAAGTGCCATGCATGCTGTTGTGCAGAAATTGATAAGCTCATTTGCCagcaaatattattattattattattatattcctTGACAAAGCTTTGCCAAAGGAttttttaatctctaaaaaGCATTATTACGGATTGATTCTAGTGCTAAAATCTAGATATTAAAAGATAGATAAAAACAAGGGAAGAGAGGGAAACAAACACACACGATCCTACTGCATGGGCTAATTAACAAGTACTAATCCTTAACTAGCCCTATTGCTTAAGCAAATTCCTAATTATCGCAGCTTGAGTAGTGTCTGCTGTTTCTAATAGCTCAGAAAGCCGCGCGCTAAGATCATCAACCTCTCTGTGCAAGCTTTTAATATAGTTGCATGTCTCCTGCAAGGCCTTGGCAGCTGAGACCTacgaagaataaaaaaataaaaaataaatccaattttaagttgaaagctAGGAAATTAAGCACAAGCATATACAGAACAGAAGGTCTTAACATTAGCTAGAAAGTAGAGTGAACGTCATAGCTAGCATATACAGAAGATCTGTAAACAGCTCAGTACTCCAAGAAATTGCACAGTACTTGAATATCAGAAGTGATACATGGAAGTTTATTCTTAAAGTTCATGTGTCTTTGTAGGTATTCCATGGATAAGTAGAGGAAGAAGTTACAGCAAAAGCACATGCgctagaaatatatatatatatatatatatatatatatatatatatgatggaaTCGATCAATCTTCAATAATTGTACCAATTATTAGAATTGTTTTTCGCTCGTAAACCATGCACATCcgatccctttatttttttcttggattaatttttgtttgagaCCAGACAAATTAATAGGAAAGTGGTAAATATAGTATATGACGACTAGTTACAAAATAGACTTGATACATAGCTAGAGATAagtagaaaagtgttttttgataatattatgaCTCCTACTATAGTACCTTTTCAGAACGCCGATTGCGAGTCTCGGGAAGAAGTTGTTGCAACTTTGTAACAAGGTCAAGGATCTGATCATCATTGATTCTTGAACTACCTGATTGCCTTGATCGCGACTTCCGGCTAGACATATCTTAATATTAACTTGTAATTAAAACAAAGGTTAGCTGATTAATGATGTATAATTAAGAAACAAAGTAAggatatataattaaagaagaaataatagtagtctataaatatatattgaaggTTAACATGACTAGGCACCAAGTAAAAAGTATATCTAGCTAGGTAGCAAGAAAGAAAGCCacagggaaagaaaaggagtgaaGAGACTACTACTACAACTACAAGTTATGGAAACAAGTGAGGCACTGGAAggagaaaattaagaaagagaGAGGTAGCAAGAACAAGATCACAAGCAGTGGCGGTGGAGCTGGTGGAGAAAACAGATTAATACATGGGAGAGAGCACTGGGATAAGCTTGCATTTAAATAGGggtttcagagagagagagagagagagagagagagaatcaagTCTGTAGAGATACGCCAAACTGTATTTCCTTAGGGTTTGTTTTCAGGTCGGAGTTTGATCTCTACTCGAATCTCACACTCGGAGCCAGCGAGCACGTCAGTCCCTCCACCCAATACcatcttattttattatctcCATAATTAACATGGTTTTTCTTCCGACCTGACtagatttattatatattatcataTAATGTATTAGATTCTTTTACTATAGCAAAACAGATACGAGAGGTGAacgtttgaaaaaaaaaaaacaaaacaaaaagtctccattaatatataaattagtctgaaaatatttttatcatcaaatcaaaaaaaaatgttatgcactctatatttattaattgttttaaatcaataattcataattatagatcatctttaaaatttaagctatgaaagtatttttttttacttttttcttaaataataggGAGTGAGGGCAGGGATatatctttcaacaaattctTATTAAATACTATAAGTTTAAGTTAATATTTGCAGAcaatttgtataaattataagttCAAGTTAATCAATAGTTTAGAGAATATTTGAAGctagttagtttttttaaaaaaatcaattcatttaaGTTGTTCTGAATTTGTGATATCTCGATAGAGGCGCAATagttcacatatttttttttattttcttaatatattttattattaaatatcaaatgtAGCCAACTCGTTCCCCTAATATCACTtattataagagaaaaatataaactatatctTGAGACTTTAcataacagtttaagttattaagtcgaaataattctttgacatggtatcatagccttgatgaccaagcggacacgaattcaaatctcaccattcatatttatttgataaaaattaagcacaaggtaatgtaagtttatgcaagtttcaagctcaataaacttttacttgaaggggtgtgttaaaaaaaaatataaattatattttgaactttacctaacaacttaaattattgagttgagatgattttttgatacTTATAAACAACTTCTAATCAAAAGTGGAACCATGGAGTAGTAATTTAAGATGactgttaattaaaatatctcAACAGAAATTAAAGCTATGtcaactatatattatttttctttgcttttttttgttttttttattggaatactttctttctttcttatctaAACATGATTATATGGTTGTTATCATAATCAATTACATACGATTCTTGGAGACATAGGGTAGCTGATTAGGGGACATGCACATCAACCATGTTTGAATTATTTGTGATGagtcaaataatttttagaataaatgtttttttttgttttatctgaTAAGAAATaaccacatttaaaaaataaatttcaagccGAGATAAATAATAGCTTCATAAACAAATGAAATGTAAGGAATCCTACTTGATTTTAACAAGCTAGAAAGATAATGCAGCAAAACTaaactataacaaaaaatataagataaaaaaatgatagaagaaAGGAAAATTGCATAAATAAAATGTGTATATGGAGCTAATCATCATTTATAGTAATTGGATGGCCTTAATATATTGTTACAAAGATGAAATCCTATGAAAACCACATTTCCTAACTCTATATAAACTGCCCATAGCAGATCAAAAGCTCACAACATAAATCATAATACAATTCATATCCTTATTAGCATGTCTCTTTCCTAGTAAACGTATGATTCCAACCTAACTTGTAATTTATGTCTGTGTAATCTATTACAGACTCTTATTCATGGTAGAGTTTGGTTTGTCTCGTCAATAACGTGAAACCTTATCTCTATAGTCAATTATCGTATTCTCATCAATCATGTCTTTTAGCACTTTTAGATGATTATgacatttgatttttcatgtcAGTTGTTTCCTATCTTCCCCGAATCAATTTGGATTCAACTTGGATCTAATCTATTTTAGTATTTGCAATCAATGTTAtccttgtttttcttatttagtagtgaataattactatttttatatagcCAACACATAGATGTTTGTATTTAGCTTAAATAATCTCTTATATTCTTTGATttaggataaataaaaaattatattgactTGCCTTGTGTACTAAAATCACTCAATAACACAACCATTATATAATGTGGTTAGCTTGTTCTTGTGCTTGATTATGCTTAATCATATCTTATAGTGATCTTATTTATAGTTAATCATCAACACCACGTGTTAGTATTGTCATaggtttttgttgttgattatgAATAAAACAACATGTCTTTTCTGATCTCAAAACATGTTCTCTTAGTGAGGTGTGTAACATCATACTTTCTCACTAATATATTTAGATATTGCTTCCTTCTAAATTAAGTATTGGTTAGGCAACCTTGTTACAACCTTCTCTCAAGGTCTACGAGATTTTGGCCATCACTAACCGTTATCCTCATCATTTAGTTTAAGATGATGTATGttgtttcttatgttttttcaatttagtatcAGTAGATATTTTAAGCTTAAGGTCTTGATCAATTGTTGAGTTATGACTTGTTTAGCTTTGCCTCCTAAGTGTTCTTATTTAGAAAGAATGACATGATAGTTAAGGAATATGTAAAACACAcaagaaagcattttttaaaattcttatgcCAATTCTTTGGTCTTGCCATGATCGAGGCAACTTTTTTCAACTATAGTTTATATAATTACTTCAAGCTTCTATCTCATAACTGATCAGACTAGTTTTTATAATTCTCCTTTATCAAAGAGTCCTTTTAACTTAGAGGTacttaatgttatttttaacttAGATAATAAGTCattattcatcttcttttcttaaAAGGTTTATAGGATCAACTTCCAGTGCCTTATGAATctaattcttaaatataaaacaactaTTGGTGTCATGTTTTCATGAGTAATGCCATTTGTAGTGTTTTCCCCCCTAATTTGTTTAGTTAAGGGAATTGTGTGACTACTAAAAACCTTGATTCCCCCCTTACTCATTAgttggttaaatattttttgaatttttttatgtcaaaattataaatttacttTCATTGACAactttggtaattttttttcttttttctttgctacTAGGCTTGTGGGACTATTTAGGCTTTCTTCAAGCTtgagttttattattgaaattagtTATTGTTGATCTTCCTTAAACtacttgttttaatttgattcatttATTAAACGAGGATTTTGACCTCATTCAAATAGCATAGCTAATtaggtatgttcttttaatgagattattttgacctctaatttttttggttgattattttttatctttcttgttgatatgaacttttttaaaatcatattgaTTTTACCGTTTGaaatcaactttagcctttttttttttcctgtttcgtTGTAAgtaattactgttttttttttatgtgggtgtccgggccagcttgcgtgcaccacgactaattccacggctcactgaatatcctgcaaacccagtgaacatgtaagatACCGCGGGGGTAACAAGCGTGCACGATGAAgattgaacccaggatgcagaggatgtgtgtgtgtcttttttttagtgtaagCATGTAAAAAGAACCAAAAAGCATTTCGTGTTGCACGAACTAGTCACTTAATATTATCAAAAcgtaataattaaaatcatgaaatagAGCTCAAATCACAAGCCACCAATgaattagtaaaataaatagaCGAATTAATAGCTATAGCTTTTCAACAGTAATTTCTAGTGCTATGATTAACGAGCCCTCACTGTTTGAGAAACAGCCAAATTAATGAGGGGGCAGGAGTAATTAAAGGTTGACTGGTCAAAAGTGCAAAGCAAGCTAAGCTAGCACACCATGTTCTTGGCCCAAATCACAGGCACACCGCCACACGTGGTGGTGTCTCGTATCCCAAGCCCTACGCGGTacagatatatttattttttaactgtaACCACAATATTCTATACATGTATTTTTCgtactttaatattttattgtatttaaagtTTGTGGTATTATATGGTTTGCCTCAAAAACGGTCTCCAGTGATATCACagctctttataatatttaacaatacggttaaaatttatgtttttttaaaattattttaatatgttgatattaaaaatattttttaatatatatatatattttttttttgattgtatttttaaataaaaaaaactttaaaaaataactattaatatactaaaattacctaattattttataatctgtaGCGAcgttattcaaattaaattacagTTAAAGATATACCttagaaaatagaaataatatacAATTTAATGACTCTACTTTGACACTTATCCACCTATAATAACGGTAATtgcagcataaaaaataatacgtttcattttgaattttttttaaatcttattcttcTATAGATcaggttttatttttctacttttagaGGATCACTTTGTTTTACTTTCTCATGTTGTAACTATATCGCTGCAACTttctgtacttttttttttttttcattttcattagtCAATTTGGTGCTTTTAAGTTTTAATGAAATCTATGTCTGTGAAAAGACAAAGAGTTAATACGTGAtactatttttcattttttaaaaagaaatatattgtaTAATTTGTTAAAGACTCATAAATgcagtatatattttttttttttaaaaaaaaaaagattattttatcttttaaatgaaataatgaaATACTTAgcttttcatctaaaaaaataataattaaatctaataaatctttaaaagaaTTACCTTCCAGTTTCAAAAGTTAAGGGTCGTTTGATAccatttcctcttcttctttttttctaatttaaaaatatttcttgtttattttttattggtttctgaaaaaaaaatttatagattttattaacttatgaaaaaaaattatattaatattatttaaaatataaaaaattataatattatatatttaattaataagataaaatggATGGATTGAAATGACAACACGACAATAATGATGGCAATAGTAATATTAGTTATTATAATCCAGTTTTTatctctttaaaaacaaaaggatttacattactatattttataggcaaaatttgatagatttttgaggaaaaattgcataaattaGGTTGCTaagaccaaaataaaagaagcaGTTAAAGTTATTGTTAAAAGAAGCTAACCACCATGAATTGCGCACCATTACATTGTAAAAATAGCCACCAATCATATATCAACACCTCCTATCAAACAATTCCTGATGACATTACATACatgttataaaaaagaataagtcAGGTTTAGGCCTCAGGCCCAACCAGCCCAAGTTACTTTTGGCTAAGGGTGTATATAGCAATATCAACACCTTTTATCAAAAGTATCTTTATGtcttttccatgtattttattccttttttattttgatatttagcTGAACGAACTCCttttgaatgtaaaaaaatcaacaatatttgaagatcttcattgatttatttatagtcCCCTCacgtgttgttttttttttttttcttaacatattGTTTTTCTATGTTGCATGTTCAATCTACAGACCATTACTATTAAATGTGAATCTTTTATGCAAtgtattttttccttcttatctaaaaaaaaaaagtaaataaaacaggtaaacaaaaagagaaaggcataaaaaaaattgtttcttcttcaattaaaaatccaaattttgcGAACTTATTAACTGgtgctagagtcaggaatattgcaCTTTTTAGGTTTGTTCAATATTTATCAACAccaaagttgaaaatatttgttgGTAAATGTTCATTAACGCCAGAGTCAAGAACATTGTAGGAAGAACAAAaggcgaaaaaaaaaaaaacaaaattttagcaatttaagacaagaCCAACAATAGTCTGCCTCAGGTTGAACATTTAAGGGGTAATAACACCTTTCATTTCGCATAACTAGTTCCGTACCATAGAATCTATATTgaccaattagggtttctagtgactataatactaggtggcgactcttttGAACATAGACCTTTTTCCCCAAAAAACAAGATGccagatatttgttttttgtccgATAATTtacaagattatttttaatcaatcatCGTGATGTCCGGGTGTAATAGAATAGCGACTCCACCATGAACTTttaggactaagctttgttgtttgtctttttattactatCTCATTTTTTGTgcttgtttgatttatttgattgcctttattgctttagcatgtatccctatttatattttcatgcatCACTTCAAGAGCACACACCTTAAAATTTAGGATATGTGGAGCAGTAACAATATCCCAATGATTTTAGTCTTGGTAAGATTCATGAAACTATTCAACTCTTGTTTAATTGTTTACTCGATGGTGATTAATATGTCAATCTGATATTATTCTTGGCCtttatcttcacactacttgtaagcctcatatcgacctttcgaGGACGATTGCTGAGCATTCGATGGACCTTTTAAGCCTAGATAGTAACCTACCCCCATGATGCACTTAA
The sequence above is drawn from the Populus alba chromosome 15, ASM523922v2, whole genome shotgun sequence genome and encodes:
- the LOC118033365 gene encoding transcription factor PRE3-like, which encodes MSSRKSRSRQSGSSRINDDQILDLVTKLQQLLPETRNRRSEKVSAAKALQETCNYIKSLHREVDDLSARLSELLETADTTQAAIIRNLLKQ